Part of the Roseomonas aeriglobus genome is shown below.
AGGGGTCGCAAGCGTTCGAGCTATTCCCCGAACGGATAGCGCGGTGCCTGCGTTCCTTCGATCGTGATCCACTGGATCTCGGTCAGTTCCTCCAGCCCGACCATCGCACCCGATCGACCGTAGCCGCTGTCCTTCACGCCGCCGAACGGCGCCTGCGCTTCGTCGTCGAGCGTCACCGCGTTGATGTGCGCCATGCCGGTGTCGAGCCGCTTCGCCATGTCGAGTGCCAACGTCACGTCGCGGCTGAAGATCGCGCCGGTCAGGCCGTAATCGTTGTCGTTGGCGACGCGCAGCGCCTCCTCCGCGCTATCGACCGTGACGATCGAGGCGAACGGACCGAACGATTCCTCGCGGAAGACGCGCATGTCCGCGGTCACGCCGGCCAGCACGGTGGCGGCGAAGCAGCGGCCCTGCACGGTGCCGCCGGCGAGCAGCCCGGCACCCTTGGCCACCGCGTCGTCGACCAGCCCGGTCAGGTGCCCGACCGACGCATCGTTGATGACGGGGCCGAGGATGGTGTCGCTCGCGCGCGGGTCGCCGACCTTGAGCTTCTTTGCCGCGGCCGCCAGCCGGCGGGTGAACTCCTCGGCGATGGGACGCTCGACGATGATCCGCTCGGTCGACATGCAGCCCTGGCCCGAATTGGCGAACGAGCCGAACACCGCGGCATTGACCGCGCGATCGAGGTCGGCGTCCTTCAGGACGATGAACGGCGCCTTGCCGCCCAGTTCCAGCACCACCCGCTTCAGATATTTCGCCGCTTTCTCCGCGATGATCTTGCCGACCCTGGTCGATCCCGTGAAGTGGATGCGCCGCACGGCCGGGTGCGCGATCAGCGCATCGACGATCGCCGGCCCGTCCTTGGGCGCGTTGGTGATGAAATTGACGACGCCGGCCGGGAAGCCCGCATCCTCGAAGCACTGGGCGACCAGGCCGTGGGTGCGCGGGGTCTGCTCCGACGCCTTGATGACGACGGTGTTGCCGAGGATCAGTGCGGCGGGGACCGAGGCGGCCATCAGGAGAACCGGCGCGTTCCACGGCACGATGCTGACCACGACGCCGGCCGGCTTGCGGATCGCGACGCTGGTGCGGTTCGTATTTTCCGACGGGATCACCTCGCCGGTCAGCCCCTCATAGGCGGCGCCGGCGGCGTAGCGCAGCTTCTCCTCCATGATCCGGGCATTGTATTCGCCCCAGGCGGCCGGGCCGCCCATCTCGGCGGTGACGGCGGCGCTGATCTCGTCCTTGCGCGCTTCCAGCGCGTCGGCGGCGGCGAGCAGATAGGCGCGGCGCCGGCTGGGCGGCAGCGCGGCCCAGCCGGCGAACGCCTTGTGCGCGGCGTCGGCGGCGCGATCGACATCCGCGACGGTCGCGGCGGCGGCACGGGTCGCCGGTTCGCCCGAATAGGGGTCAAGCGATTCATAGGTCGCGCCGTCCGACGCCGGCGTCCATGCGCCAGCGATCAGCAGCTGTTGGTGGTTGATGGCCATGAAA
Proteins encoded:
- a CDS encoding aldehyde dehydrogenase family protein, which gives rise to MAINHQQLLIAGAWTPASDGATYESLDPYSGEPATRAAAATVADVDRAADAAHKAFAGWAALPPSRRRAYLLAAADALEARKDEISAAVTAEMGGPAAWGEYNARIMEEKLRYAAGAAYEGLTGEVIPSENTNRTSVAIRKPAGVVVSIVPWNAPVLLMAASVPAALILGNTVVIKASEQTPRTHGLVAQCFEDAGFPAGVVNFITNAPKDGPAIVDALIAHPAVRRIHFTGSTRVGKIIAEKAAKYLKRVVLELGGKAPFIVLKDADLDRAVNAAVFGSFANSGQGCMSTERIIVERPIAEEFTRRLAAAAKKLKVGDPRASDTILGPVINDASVGHLTGLVDDAVAKGAGLLAGGTVQGRCFAATVLAGVTADMRVFREESFGPFASIVTVDSAEEALRVANDNDYGLTGAIFSRDVTLALDMAKRLDTGMAHINAVTLDDEAQAPFGGVKDSGYGRSGAMVGLEELTEIQWITIEGTQAPRYPFGE